One region of Haloprofundus salilacus genomic DNA includes:
- a CDS encoding threonine ammonia-lyase: protein MTAYEPVESPDETTVFPYHDLTPPTLVDVFRARQVTDHHLPKTPLVRSQYLSSELDADVYLKRDDTLPTGAFKVRGGLNLCSQLDPEFHDRGLIAASTGNHGQSIAYAGQTFDIPAVIAVPGDPNEDKVEAIERFGAEVHREGRDYDDAREWAEQQASEHGYRYVHSANEPLLIAGVGTAGLEVLDDLPDVDTVICPIGGGSSASGYCLTVGDVADADVVGVQSSNANAMYRAWNEGHLDPQPSADTLAEGLQSRVPFALTSEILSEKLTDMLTVSDEAIWRAVRTMVEREHILLEGAGAASVAGALALADEIAGKTVVLQLSGRNISKEKLDWAFDIDADAGELDDE from the coding sequence ATGACAGCGTATGAGCCAGTAGAATCACCGGACGAAACGACGGTGTTTCCCTATCACGATCTCACACCTCCAACGCTCGTGGACGTCTTCAGAGCACGACAAGTCACCGACCACCACCTCCCAAAGACTCCTCTCGTCCGAAGCCAGTACCTCTCTAGCGAACTGGACGCAGACGTGTATCTGAAGAGAGACGATACCCTCCCGACGGGCGCCTTTAAAGTTCGAGGGGGGCTCAATCTGTGCTCCCAACTCGACCCCGAATTCCACGACCGTGGCCTGATAGCGGCGAGTACGGGGAACCATGGCCAGTCCATCGCATATGCCGGGCAGACGTTCGATATCCCTGCCGTGATTGCAGTTCCCGGGGATCCGAACGAGGACAAAGTCGAGGCGATCGAGCGATTCGGAGCGGAGGTTCACAGGGAGGGACGTGACTATGACGACGCCCGAGAGTGGGCCGAGCAACAGGCAAGCGAGCACGGGTATCGGTACGTCCACTCGGCCAACGAACCACTTCTCATCGCCGGCGTCGGTACGGCGGGATTGGAAGTTCTCGACGACCTTCCGGATGTCGACACCGTCATCTGTCCCATTGGCGGGGGGAGCAGTGCGTCAGGGTACTGTCTGACCGTCGGTGACGTGGCGGACGCGGACGTCGTTGGTGTCCAGTCCTCTAACGCGAACGCGATGTACCGAGCGTGGAACGAGGGGCACCTCGATCCCCAGCCGAGTGCGGACACCCTCGCGGAGGGGCTCCAGTCGCGCGTGCCGTTCGCGTTGACCTCCGAGATTCTCAGTGAGAAGCTAACAGACATGTTGACCGTTTCGGACGAAGCGATATGGAGGGCCGTCCGGACCATGGTCGAACGAGAGCACATCCTCCTCGAGGGTGCTGGGGCCGCGAGTGTCGCGGGAGCGTTGGCATTAGCCGACGAAATCGCCGGGAAAACTGTCGTCCTCCAACTCTCTGGCCGAAACATCTCCAAAGAGAAGTTAGATTGGGCGTTCGACATCGACGCCGACGCTGGGGAACTCGACGATGAGTGA
- a CDS encoding amidohydrolase, which translates to MSDEFVRDRLRKLRRQFHRYPEPAWCEYYTTSRIVDEVERIGVDQLYIGEEAYASEHRMAVPDSATLQEWYDSAADAGARPDVLELTDGGHTGAIAVLEKGTDGPTVALRVDIDGIPQREANDSEHLPSVEEFRSTNEGVMHACGHDAHITIGLGVLEAVNRSDEFDGTFKLIFQPAEERAGGGKPMALSQHTDDIDYFLGLHVGLGHPTGEVVGGIVKPLAVANFEARFHGESAHSGKNPNQGRNAMQSASTAVQNLYSISRHTNGVTRINVGRIDGGTAPNIIAEEVRIEGEVRGETNELLQFLRVETERIIDAAAEMHSCVSEFEVTGEAPRADSDPEFSRTIADVAREHSSVMNVTETSEFGASEDATYLMKTVEEQGGTVSYAIIGTDHPAPHHSSRFDVDERSLTIGVEVISETVTTLSS; encoded by the coding sequence ATGAGTGATGAGTTCGTTCGGGACCGGTTGCGTAAGCTTCGCCGGCAGTTCCACCGGTACCCGGAGCCCGCATGGTGTGAGTACTATACGACGAGTCGCATAGTCGACGAGGTAGAACGAATCGGCGTCGACCAGCTCTATATCGGAGAGGAGGCGTACGCGAGTGAACATCGGATGGCCGTCCCGGACAGCGCGACGCTCCAGGAGTGGTACGACAGTGCCGCAGACGCCGGAGCACGGCCGGACGTCTTGGAATTGACAGATGGCGGACACACAGGGGCTATCGCGGTCCTCGAGAAGGGGACTGACGGCCCTACGGTCGCTCTCCGTGTTGATATCGACGGGATCCCCCAACGGGAAGCGAACGATTCGGAACACCTGCCCTCTGTCGAGGAGTTCCGATCGACGAACGAAGGCGTGATGCATGCCTGTGGCCACGACGCGCATATCACGATAGGGCTCGGAGTGCTCGAAGCCGTGAATCGGAGCGACGAGTTTGACGGGACGTTTAAGCTCATCTTCCAGCCTGCCGAGGAGCGCGCCGGCGGTGGAAAACCGATGGCGCTCTCTCAGCACACCGATGACATCGACTATTTCCTCGGGCTCCACGTCGGTCTGGGTCACCCGACAGGAGAAGTCGTCGGTGGGATCGTGAAACCACTCGCCGTCGCGAACTTCGAAGCTCGATTCCACGGTGAGTCCGCCCACTCGGGTAAGAATCCGAATCAGGGGCGGAACGCCATGCAATCAGCGTCAACAGCCGTCCAGAACTTGTACTCGATATCCCGTCACACCAACGGAGTGACCCGAATCAACGTCGGCCGTATCGACGGTGGAACTGCGCCGAACATCATCGCGGAGGAGGTGCGTATCGAAGGGGAGGTCCGAGGGGAAACGAACGAACTCCTCCAGTTCCTGCGTGTGGAGACAGAACGGATCATCGACGCGGCCGCCGAAATGCACTCCTGCGTCAGCGAATTCGAGGTCACGGGCGAAGCGCCACGAGCCGACAGCGATCCCGAGTTTAGCAGGACTATCGCCGACGTTGCACGGGAACATAGTTCTGTCATGAACGTTACGGAGACGAGTGAATTCGGAGCGAGCGAGGACGCCACCTACCTCATGAAGACCGTCGAGGAACAGGGTGGGACGGTCTCGTACGCGATTATCGGTACCGACCACCCTGCACCACATCACTCGAGCAGGTTCGATGTCGACGAACGAAGCTTGACCATCGGTGTGGAGGTCATCTCCGAGACGGTGACGACGCTCAGTTCCTGA
- a CDS encoding DUF7511 domain-containing protein, which translates to MSLPTSDDLSDVPPAHDYQMDGRAFDLHSVTVRYENGPDRCTIYPRDTPAEERVTVWLTADRSAFVGLESMR; encoded by the coding sequence ATGAGCCTGCCTACGAGCGACGACCTGTCCGACGTTCCTCCCGCACACGACTACCAGATGGACGGCCGCGCGTTCGACCTCCACAGCGTCACCGTCCGGTACGAGAACGGTCCGGACCGCTGTACGATATACCCCAGAGACACGCCCGCAGAAGAGCGGGTGACCGTCTGGCTCACCGCAGACCGCAGCGCGTTCGTCGGTCTCGAATCAATGCGGTAA
- a CDS encoding luciferase family protein, translating to MSSITPAHEQLVDRVTADASTWPGIEVNPHRFDGSEFTLGPREIGHVHRFGILDINYPKRLRDALVDEGRTGEHHVVPDSGWTTFRLRTDADVDDARWLLRLSYLYHAATLRRRPEIAAAVGEIDVESELEAMGPSARVREIFDGVLR from the coding sequence ATGAGTTCTATCACACCCGCCCACGAGCAACTCGTCGACCGAGTCACTGCTGACGCCTCGACGTGGCCCGGTATCGAAGTCAACCCGCACCGCTTCGACGGCAGCGAGTTCACGCTCGGCCCGCGAGAAATCGGCCACGTCCACCGATTCGGAATCCTCGACATCAACTACCCGAAGCGTCTCCGCGATGCGCTCGTCGACGAGGGTCGAACGGGCGAGCACCACGTCGTCCCCGACTCGGGGTGGACGACGTTCCGACTCCGGACCGACGCGGACGTCGACGACGCGCGGTGGCTCCTGCGCCTCTCGTATCTCTACCACGCAGCGACGCTGCGCCGCCGCCCCGAAATCGCCGCCGCTGTCGGCGAGATAGACGTCGAAAGTGAACTCGAGGCGATGGGACCGAGCGCTCGCGTGCGAGAGATTTTCGACGGCGTGCTGCGGTGA
- a CDS encoding CRTAC1 family protein, with product MFEERSELLAANPSFKGYGAAVTVGPRGPLTYVTSSSGANKLLRWDREQGDDGALVDIATGIIADRRRRGIAVAAADLDGDGREEVYVQNAGSHGRTGGAFDRLFDCNDTEWVDAFSLDVNAGRSNRRDGWSVAAVDRHGTGRYGMLVAGDGSPMRCYELGDNREVTDMAESVGLDVEADVRALASGPFVTERMDVFAATERGPNRLLRNDDGRFTDVAAESGVADATCDTRCLSFVGSGAEPTGEFVCGNWEGPARLFARTGDRFRDVAPPELAQPTRTRSVVAADFDNDGALELFVNALGAPNRLFRRSDDTWRRVSAGDASEPRGLGTSATVADFDGDGTLELLVVHGEAGAQPLSLFRAPNDNDWLRVRPLTEAGAPARGASVTLETSDGVQSRLVDAGSGGHNQSEPVAHFGLGEARPTRLVTRWPDGHVRVVDDPTPRTEQTVTHPSSG from the coding sequence GTGTTCGAGGAGCGTTCGGAGTTACTCGCCGCCAACCCCTCGTTCAAGGGGTACGGCGCTGCGGTCACCGTCGGTCCGCGGGGACCGCTCACGTACGTCACCTCCAGTAGTGGCGCGAACAAGCTCCTCCGATGGGACCGAGAGCAAGGAGACGACGGCGCGCTCGTCGACATCGCTACCGGCATCATCGCCGACAGGCGGCGGCGCGGAATCGCCGTTGCAGCCGCCGACTTAGACGGCGACGGCCGCGAGGAGGTGTACGTCCAGAACGCGGGCAGCCATGGCCGGACGGGCGGGGCCTTCGACCGCCTCTTCGACTGCAACGACACCGAGTGGGTCGACGCGTTCTCGCTCGACGTGAACGCGGGCCGGAGCAACCGACGCGACGGCTGGTCTGTCGCGGCCGTCGACCGCCACGGAACCGGCCGCTACGGGATGCTCGTCGCCGGCGACGGGTCGCCGATGCGGTGTTACGAACTCGGCGACAACCGCGAGGTAACCGACATGGCCGAATCCGTCGGGCTGGACGTCGAAGCGGACGTTCGCGCGCTCGCGAGCGGCCCGTTCGTCACCGAGCGGATGGATGTGTTCGCGGCGACAGAGCGCGGCCCGAACCGCCTCCTCAGAAACGACGACGGCCGGTTCACCGACGTGGCCGCCGAAAGCGGCGTCGCTGATGCCACCTGCGACACCCGCTGTCTCTCGTTCGTCGGGAGCGGTGCGGAGCCGACCGGCGAGTTCGTCTGCGGCAACTGGGAAGGCCCGGCGCGCCTGTTCGCTCGAACCGGCGACCGGTTCCGCGACGTCGCGCCGCCCGAACTCGCACAGCCGACCCGGACGCGATCCGTCGTCGCCGCCGACTTCGACAACGACGGGGCGCTCGAACTGTTCGTCAACGCGCTCGGCGCACCGAACCGGTTGTTCAGACGGAGCGACGACACTTGGAGGCGGGTCAGCGCGGGCGACGCGTCCGAACCGCGAGGGTTGGGAACGAGCGCGACCGTCGCCGACTTCGACGGCGACGGGACGCTCGAACTGCTCGTCGTCCACGGCGAGGCGGGGGCCCAACCGCTCTCTCTCTTCCGCGCGCCGAACGACAACGACTGGCTCAGAGTTCGTCCCCTCACCGAGGCGGGTGCGCCCGCTCGCGGCGCGAGCGTGACGCTGGAGACGAGCGACGGCGTCCAGTCACGACTCGTCGACGCCGGCAGCGGCGGGCACAACCAGTCGGAACCCGTCGCTCACTTCGGTCTCGGCGAGGCGAGGCCGACGCGCCTCGTCACGCGGTGGCCAGACGGGCACGTTCGCGTCGTCGACGACCCGACGCCGCGTACCGAGCAGACGGTCACCCACCCGTCGAGCGGATGA
- a CDS encoding DUF7576 family protein, producing the protein MVDPTSSLGDDVDEENAPECATCGEKIVRSPTHRVVTRVEDGTVQHRHFCDDDCRDGYAG; encoded by the coding sequence ATGGTCGACCCCACTTCGTCGCTCGGCGACGACGTAGACGAGGAGAACGCCCCCGAGTGTGCCACCTGCGGCGAGAAAATCGTCCGGTCGCCGACGCACCGCGTCGTCACGCGGGTCGAAGACGGTACCGTTCAACATCGCCACTTCTGCGACGACGACTGCCGCGACGGCTACGCCGGCTGA
- a CDS encoding ATP-dependent DNA helicase, producing MTWREVFGHDEPYPEQADGIETATETADDGGFTVVEGACGTGKTMLALTAGIDRVRDPDSPYERVVVLTSVKQQLRQFEDDLRTINANLPDEWRPVSGLTLVGKSDVCPYSRERAAGVDDSNVYERCEGLRERTRNLAAESGPTTAAALTGEARRAQTGLADTGAGGPSYLKTAGEPTPYLPEMPKHGDSEFCPFYAQFLDDLPEDGEPVEAVPFDFEDAGLLEPTDLVSLSAGFGTCPHSTMGAVLPHVEVVLGNYYHAFDSTTVATFTGPLIDETTFLVCDEAHMLEPRVRDLVSSGIGDRSLRDAENEVTRVIQPVEFDEAGREMRGSSADADLVRGELKKSDVTLRELKETRDFFRDLREELDRRVTAHLDSETPDWRADLTRLEDAEIPLRDPEKPAVDEISDWAEEAGYDGGTWVRAETVGAVVGRILNSAEEDDKRRAAPGVGRVLGEWYRYDHERYFRELELERTWDEMEPPDSWRRAYNARLALYNCVPSDAIGDRLAEFGGGVLMSATLAPMDIFRTVSGLDALAESGRPVEERTYGLTFPEENRASFAVDAPKFTYANRGAPGEENPTRQAYEDAVSSVAQSPGNVLVGMPSYGEAEWMAGVLERRVDKPVLLDESSDDGTTESLKAEFFGGDGKVLVTSLRGTLTEGVDYRGDRLSAAVVCGVPLINTSSPRTKAVKTAYDRAFDGSGFETALTVPAVRKARQAVGRVIRGSDEVGVRVLVDARYARESWNGVREYFPEYEREEFQPVSPDMLGFGLERFWSNR from the coding sequence GTGACCTGGCGCGAGGTGTTCGGACACGACGAGCCGTATCCAGAGCAGGCAGACGGTATCGAAACCGCCACCGAGACGGCCGACGACGGCGGCTTCACCGTCGTCGAAGGCGCCTGCGGGACTGGCAAGACGATGCTCGCGCTGACCGCCGGTATCGACCGGGTGCGCGACCCCGACTCGCCGTACGAGCGCGTCGTCGTCCTCACCAGCGTCAAACAGCAACTCCGGCAGTTCGAAGACGACCTCCGGACGATCAACGCGAACCTCCCCGACGAGTGGCGACCAGTCTCGGGACTGACGCTCGTCGGCAAATCAGACGTCTGCCCGTACAGCAGAGAGCGCGCCGCGGGCGTCGATGACTCGAACGTCTACGAGCGCTGCGAGGGCCTCCGCGAGCGGACCAGAAACCTTGCCGCAGAGAGCGGCCCGACGACCGCCGCGGCGCTGACCGGCGAGGCCCGACGGGCCCAGACCGGTCTCGCCGACACCGGCGCCGGCGGCCCCTCATACCTCAAAACGGCCGGCGAACCGACGCCGTATCTCCCCGAGATGCCCAAGCACGGCGACTCCGAGTTCTGCCCCTTCTACGCGCAGTTTCTCGACGACCTTCCCGAGGACGGCGAGCCGGTCGAGGCGGTGCCGTTCGACTTCGAGGACGCCGGATTGTTGGAACCGACCGACCTCGTCTCGCTCTCCGCGGGGTTCGGCACTTGCCCGCACTCGACGATGGGCGCGGTGCTCCCGCACGTCGAGGTCGTCCTCGGCAACTACTACCACGCGTTCGACTCGACGACGGTGGCGACGTTCACTGGCCCCTTGATCGACGAGACGACGTTTCTCGTCTGCGACGAGGCGCACATGCTCGAACCGCGCGTCCGGGACCTGGTAAGTTCCGGCATCGGCGACCGAAGCCTCCGCGACGCCGAAAACGAGGTGACGCGCGTCATCCAGCCCGTCGAGTTCGACGAGGCGGGCAGAGAGATGCGCGGGTCGTCGGCCGACGCGGACCTCGTCCGCGGCGAACTGAAGAAGAGCGACGTGACCCTCCGCGAACTGAAGGAGACGCGCGACTTTTTCCGCGACCTGCGCGAGGAACTCGACCGCCGAGTGACCGCCCACCTCGACAGCGAGACGCCGGATTGGCGGGCAGACCTCACCCGACTGGAAGATGCGGAAATTCCGCTCCGAGACCCCGAGAAACCCGCCGTCGACGAAATAAGCGATTGGGCCGAAGAAGCGGGGTACGACGGCGGGACGTGGGTGCGCGCCGAGACCGTCGGGGCCGTCGTCGGCCGCATCCTGAACTCCGCCGAGGAGGACGACAAACGCCGCGCCGCGCCGGGCGTCGGCCGCGTTCTCGGCGAGTGGTACCGCTACGACCACGAGCGCTACTTCCGCGAACTCGAACTGGAGCGGACGTGGGACGAGATGGAACCGCCGGACTCGTGGCGGCGCGCGTACAACGCGCGCCTCGCGCTCTACAACTGCGTTCCGTCGGACGCCATCGGCGACCGCCTCGCCGAGTTCGGCGGCGGCGTACTGATGAGCGCAACGCTCGCGCCGATGGACATCTTTCGAACGGTCTCGGGACTCGACGCGCTCGCGGAGTCGGGACGGCCAGTCGAGGAGCGAACCTACGGACTGACGTTCCCCGAGGAGAACCGCGCGAGTTTCGCCGTCGACGCGCCGAAGTTCACCTACGCGAACCGCGGCGCGCCGGGCGAGGAGAACCCGACGCGGCAGGCGTACGAGGACGCCGTCTCGTCGGTGGCGCAGTCGCCGGGCAACGTCCTCGTCGGGATGCCGAGTTACGGCGAGGCCGAGTGGATGGCGGGTGTGCTCGAACGGCGCGTCGATAAACCCGTGCTACTGGACGAGTCCAGCGACGACGGGACGACCGAGTCGCTGAAGGCGGAGTTCTTCGGCGGCGACGGGAAAGTGCTCGTCACCAGTCTCCGCGGGACGCTGACCGAGGGCGTCGACTACCGCGGGGACCGCCTCTCGGCGGCCGTCGTCTGCGGCGTTCCCCTCATCAACACCTCGAGCCCGCGGACGAAGGCGGTGAAGACGGCGTACGACCGCGCGTTCGACGGTTCGGGCTTCGAGACGGCGCTGACGGTGCCGGCAGTCAGAAAGGCGCGACAGGCTGTCGGCCGCGTCATCCGCGGCAGCGACGAGGTCGGCGTGCGCGTCCTCGTCGACGCGCGTTACGCGCGCGAGTCGTGGAACGGCGTGCGGGAGTACTTCCCCGAGTACGAACGCGAGGAGTTTCAGCCCGTCAGCCCGGACATGCTCGGGTTCGGACTGGAGCGGTTCTGGTCGAACCGATAA
- a CDS encoding S8 family serine peptidase, whose translation MSRRLVTCVVVVCVLVATSSAPLTGSVAATVPLLPEPDLTTPAPYGQVSRAGGHIVAAERVHDRGITGGGVAVGVIGTSFEPEGSSIQEQVAGHRRASEQGRHGEVAVGPRRVDSRHDTAVAAVVAETAPETELYLAAVGDNPTPEEYEAAVEWLVANDVTVVVDAGSYFASNPATNERITAVAERAAANGTVFVTSAGNYANNQWVGAGPSDGWVNFSNESQGNRLAGGNVTGGAVSLRLSWNTSADYDLYLYRDRESGPDPVVAKSVRRQNSSNASNDSVQSWEAIDASVPPGQYYVAIDAYNGSNESQLRLLSSRQSLDNAVANGSVVAPATGERVIAVGAVDVESGRVTGYSSRSDAFVDVWGPASVRTESGSLEGTSAAAPYVAGTVALVASASCEERIRSEEMVELLRASAADGSQHRPGSVVAVDAIERVEANNGTAVCDAAE comes from the coding sequence ATGAGCCGGCGCCTCGTAACGTGTGTCGTGGTCGTCTGCGTGCTCGTCGCGACGTCGAGCGCACCGCTGACCGGTTCTGTCGCCGCGACGGTGCCGCTACTGCCGGAACCCGACTTGACGACGCCCGCCCCATACGGACAGGTGAGTCGAGCCGGCGGGCACATCGTCGCGGCAGAACGCGTCCACGACCGGGGAATCACCGGCGGCGGCGTCGCCGTCGGCGTCATCGGCACGTCGTTCGAACCCGAAGGGTCGTCGATTCAAGAGCAGGTCGCCGGTCACCGCCGTGCGTCCGAGCAAGGCAGACACGGGGAGGTCGCTGTCGGTCCGCGGCGAGTCGACAGTCGCCACGACACCGCCGTCGCCGCCGTCGTCGCCGAAACGGCACCGGAAACCGAGCTGTATCTCGCCGCCGTCGGCGACAATCCCACGCCCGAAGAGTACGAGGCAGCAGTCGAGTGGCTAGTGGCGAACGACGTGACCGTCGTCGTCGACGCCGGGAGCTACTTCGCGTCGAACCCCGCGACGAACGAGCGGATAACCGCCGTCGCGGAGCGCGCCGCCGCAAACGGCACCGTCTTCGTCACGTCGGCGGGCAACTACGCGAACAACCAGTGGGTCGGCGCGGGACCCTCGGATGGGTGGGTGAACTTCTCGAACGAGTCGCAGGGGAACCGATTGGCCGGCGGCAACGTCACCGGCGGAGCGGTCTCGCTGCGTCTCTCGTGGAACACGTCCGCCGACTACGACCTCTACCTATACCGCGATCGCGAGAGCGGTCCGGACCCCGTCGTCGCTAAATCCGTCCGCCGCCAGAACTCCTCGAACGCCTCAAACGACTCCGTCCAATCGTGGGAAGCCATCGACGCCTCGGTTCCGCCCGGACAGTACTACGTCGCCATCGACGCCTACAACGGGTCGAACGAGAGTCAACTCAGACTGCTGTCGAGTCGCCAGTCGCTGGACAACGCCGTCGCCAACGGAAGCGTCGTGGCGCCGGCGACGGGCGAACGCGTCATCGCCGTCGGCGCTGTCGACGTCGAGAGCGGTCGAGTGACGGGCTACAGCTCCCGGAGCGACGCGTTCGTCGACGTGTGGGGACCCGCCAGCGTTCGAACCGAGTCCGGGTCGCTCGAAGGAACGTCCGCCGCCGCGCCCTACGTCGCCGGAACGGTGGCGCTCGTCGCGTCGGCGTCGTGCGAGGAGCGAATTCGCTCCGAGGAGATGGTCGAACTGCTTCGGGCGTCGGCGGCTGACGGGAGTCAGCACCGACCCGGGTCGGTCGTCGCCGTCGACGCAATCGAGCGGGTTGAGGCGAACAACGGAACCGCCGTCTGCGACGCGGCGGAGTAA
- a CDS encoding ArsR/SmtB family transcription factor, whose product MSGLLPSDRDAEREARPPRVLWLDDDDAEQLISSLSSENARSILTELYERDATASELSDAVDTSLQNVRHHLGNLQDAGLVEIVGTEYSVKGREMNVYAPADGPLVVCAGQEDDRASVLDSLRKFVGVAALLAVGTLLVQWLFGAATTVTDLGGPGTAPRVGDSVGNGVAPVLGQLSPGLAFLAGGVIVLAAVLAWEAVER is encoded by the coding sequence ATGTCAGGACTGCTCCCGTCCGACAGAGACGCAGAGCGTGAGGCGCGACCCCCTCGCGTCCTGTGGCTCGACGACGACGACGCGGAGCAACTCATCTCGTCGCTCTCCTCGGAGAACGCTCGGTCGATTCTCACCGAACTGTACGAGCGAGACGCGACGGCCTCGGAGTTGTCCGACGCCGTCGACACCTCGCTGCAGAACGTCCGGCACCACCTCGGAAACTTACAGGACGCTGGACTGGTCGAGATCGTCGGCACGGAGTACTCGGTGAAAGGCCGCGAGATGAACGTGTACGCGCCCGCCGACGGCCCGCTCGTCGTCTGCGCTGGACAGGAAGACGACCGCGCGTCAGTGCTCGACTCGTTGCGGAAGTTCGTCGGCGTCGCCGCGCTGCTGGCGGTCGGGACGCTGCTCGTTCAGTGGCTCTTCGGCGCGGCGACGACCGTCACCGACCTCGGCGGGCCGGGAACCGCCCCGCGCGTCGGCGACAGTGTCGGCAACGGCGTCGCCCCGGTTCTCGGCCAACTCTCGCCGGGTCTCGCGTTCCTCGCAGGCGGCGTTATCGTCCTCGCGGCGGTGCTGGCGTGGGAGGCTGTCGAACGGTGA
- a CDS encoding MFS transporter: protein MTRRLFGTLCGLVLLVNFGRTAFAPLVEPLQAAFGVGPAAIGLVTSLVWFGTAVPRIPVGYLLTRIPRHRVVLGTGVLLAVAAAFTATATSLLALQLGAFAIGIASGAYFVAAVPLVGELYPDAVGRAVGIHGTASQVAAVIAAPVVVTLLAAGEWRHVFWLLAVCASLLTVVLLAVVRARGTVPSSAGDDRNFREALSHWRVIVTGVAMVGVAGFAWQGLFNFYVPYLTATKGFTPAQASTMLTVVFAAGVPAFWFSGRLADRLPHLPYVLGIVAAFGACLFALTAVSGFLPVLVVTAALGYVVHSLFPALDTYMLGALPARNRGSAYAVYSGVALLIESGGSGTVGFLTGADVPFDAVFRLFTVVLAAEFAVLLALYVAGRLPKGRGSLDAVAD, encoded by the coding sequence GTGACACGCCGCCTCTTCGGGACGCTCTGCGGACTCGTCCTCCTCGTCAACTTCGGGCGGACGGCGTTCGCCCCTCTCGTCGAACCGCTGCAGGCGGCGTTCGGCGTCGGTCCAGCGGCTATCGGACTCGTCACGTCGCTCGTCTGGTTCGGCACGGCCGTCCCCCGGATTCCGGTCGGCTACCTCCTCACGCGCATCCCTCGCCACCGCGTCGTGTTGGGAACCGGCGTGTTGCTTGCCGTCGCCGCCGCGTTCACCGCGACGGCGACGTCGCTGCTCGCGCTCCAACTCGGCGCGTTCGCCATCGGTATCGCCTCCGGCGCGTACTTCGTTGCCGCGGTTCCACTCGTCGGCGAACTGTACCCCGACGCCGTCGGGCGGGCCGTCGGTATCCACGGCACTGCGAGTCAGGTCGCTGCCGTCATCGCTGCCCCTGTCGTCGTGACGCTCTTAGCCGCCGGCGAGTGGCGTCACGTGTTCTGGCTGCTGGCCGTGTGCGCGTCACTGCTCACCGTCGTCCTCTTGGCGGTCGTTCGTGCGCGGGGGACGGTTCCGTCGTCGGCCGGAGACGACCGAAACTTCCGCGAGGCGCTGTCGCACTGGCGCGTCATCGTCACCGGCGTGGCGATGGTCGGCGTCGCGGGCTTCGCGTGGCAGGGACTGTTCAACTTCTACGTCCCGTACCTCACCGCGACGAAGGGGTTCACGCCAGCGCAGGCGAGCACGATGCTGACCGTCGTCTTCGCCGCCGGCGTCCCGGCGTTCTGGTTCAGCGGGCGTCTCGCCGACCGCCTCCCGCATCTCCCCTACGTCCTCGGAATCGTCGCCGCGTTCGGCGCGTGTCTGTTCGCGCTGACGGCTGTGTCGGGTTTTCTCCCGGTGTTGGTCGTGACGGCGGCGTTGGGCTACGTCGTCCACAGCCTGTTTCCGGCGCTCGATACGTACATGCTCGGCGCGCTTCCGGCGAGAAACCGCGGCAGCGCCTACGCCGTCTACAGCGGCGTCGCCCTCCTCATCGAGTCGGGTGGCAGCGGAACCGTCGGCTTCCTCACGGGCGCGGACGTTCCGTTCGACGCCGTGTTCCGACTGTTCACCGTCGTCCTCGCGGCCGAGTTCGCCGTCCTGCTCGCGCTCTACGTCGCAGGACGGCTTCCGAAGGGGCGTGGGAGCCTCGACGCGGTCGCCGACTGA